The Malus domestica chromosome 10, GDT2T_hap1 genome contains a region encoding:
- the LOC103429730 gene encoding uncharacterized protein isoform X2 → MSKPSLRLQFTKLLVFYHVLLWQLGHWPQSKLHCRADVARLPEDEVSALRDFMSNTELRPEQIIEVTYCSDVVRTYGFVIECNCTNESGCRITGIRMSYLGLTGTIHEKVGDLTSLTYLILSNNTLHGGIPDTIGNLKNLQVLDLSRNQLNGSIPASLGRLVSLEYLYLQYNLLSQGIPPSFGSLTKLTELNLQFNMISDSIPEDFGNLSSLTIMELSENQLSGPLPQSLGNLTTLTTFYVSANNLSGKFPETYGNLTSLKKFSIAGNYISGPLPVETIAKWTNITHLVLVGNNFEGNLTEKIFRLPKLQYLLITDLANNSFPLPPKINNSANFISLTLRNCSINGTIPKYIGENMTSLRYLDLSFNKLTGGLPQNMSSKMIYMSFSRNMLNGTIAPSILGDSQTRIDLSFNYFSAEGSPVQSNQQLNLFACCRNSSTTEPQMMDPFEMKNRYCPENEPEYHSLFINCGGEETIVDGHQYDQDNDTSLFYTSPKKSWAYSLSGDFGVPESNTSNYIKSMTRGVHEAPLYEKARFSPISLEYYVFCLRKGNYIVTLYFKEIVDSKDEDYSSLRKRVFDVYIQDVRRLDYFKIREEEGTTEGPITKKISAVVVNDSGLLNIHLYWPGKGSYQYHPSFNGPLISAISVTPEFDPDKSKGQFVALITLASIVAALPLSLAFAWRMGWLPSEGFPKIETSQEKIVDEYQDSEELPSQEENGDEQRNTKDQGTRKNTEKYQGQEEIGDEHQDNEELPSQEEIGDEHQDNEELPSQEEIGDEHQDNEELPSQEEIGDEHQDNEELPSQEEIGDEPRNTKGQEEVGDEQRNTKDQGRRKNTKTKRKKKEKLGDEHPNIVKKLGMFGLSYGFPLGMSSEELPSQEEIGDKHQDSEEFPSKEEIGDEHQDSEELPSQEEIGDEQRNTKGQQEINDEQRNTKDQGRRKNTETKRKKKEKIGDDHPDTVKKLGMLGLSYGFPSGQEEIGEEHQDSEELPNQEEIGDEHQDREELPSQEEIGDEQRNTKGQEEIGDEQRNTKDQGRRKNTETKRKKKEKIGDERPNTIKKLGMFGLSYGLPLDMSSEELPSKEEIGDEHQDSEELPSQEEIGDEQRNTKDQGRRKNTETKRKKKEKIGDERPNTVKKLGMFGLSYGLPLDMSSEELPSQEEIGDEQRKTKDQGRWKNTETKRKKKEKIGDEHPDTVKKLGMLGLSYGFPLGMSSEELPSEEEIGDEQQDSEELPSQEEIGDEQRNRKGQEEIGEEQRNTKDQGRQKNTETKRKKKEKIGDEHPDTVKKLGMFGLSYGFPLGMSNEELPSQEEIGDEHQDSEELPSQQEIGDEQRNKKGQEEIGDEQRNTKDQGRWKNTETKTKKKEKIGDEHPDTVKKLGMLGLSYGFPLGMSSEELPSEEEIGDEHQDSEELPKEIGDEQRNRKGQEEIGDEQRNTKDQGRRKNTETKRKKKEKIGDEHPDTVKKLGMFGLSYGFPLGMSSEELPSQEEIGDEHQDSEKLPSQEEIGDEQRNMKGQEEIGDEQRNTKDQGRRKNTETKMKKKEKIGDEHPDIVKKLGMLGSSYGFPLGMSSEELPSQEEISDEHQDNEELPSQEKIGDEQRNTKGQEEIGDEQRNTKDQGRRKNTKTKMKKKEKIGDEHPDTVKKLGMLGLSYGFPLGMSSEELLSQEEIGDEHQDSEELRSQEEISDEQRNTKGQEEIGDEQINTKDQGRRTNTKTRRKKNEKIGDEHLDAVKELINATENFSDKKKLGHSETFFMAQLPSHTVAVKKLDSAHFKGKIDKLKEEIGIIESLQHNNILKLLHAYIGKDLQFLVYEYMENKSLEDILFGSSTSGTIKLDWNTRVNICLGIAQGLQYLHERVQIVHTNIKSANILLNEKLEAKISDFGFANLYSEEDKVMAIGRETKKGYTAPEYLQTDDLDSKLDVFSFGVVVLEIVSGERNVRNQSKKETEVLLDRAYKANRNGNLKSLVDKNLSTFDEREALIILKLALECTTMGASVRPEMSGVVSVLLGEKSIDEVCSPAKPTGDINVVGSLEELAGISDMAAKPTGDINVVGSLEESAGISDMAESLSPLWGS, encoded by the exons ATGAGTAAGCCTTCTCTAAGACTGCAGTTTACTAAGCTTCTTGTTTTTTACCATGTTCTACTTTGGCAACTTGGACACTGGCCTCAATCCAAACTCCACTGCAGAGCCGACGTGGCTCGACTGCCGGAAGATGAAG TGTCTGCTCTCCGTGACTTTATGAGCAACACAGAGTTAAGGCCAGAGCAAATCATTGAGGTGACGTATTGCAGTGATGTAGTCCGGACTTACGGTTTTGTCATCGAATGTAATTGCACTAATGAGAGTGGATGCCGGATCACTGGAAT TAGAATGAGCTACTTAGGTTTAACTGGAACTATTCATGAAAAAGTGGGTGATCTTACAAGCCTAACCTACCT CATTCTATCCAACAACACACTTCATGGCGGAATACCAGACACCATTGGGAATTTGAAGAATCTCCAAGTCCT GGATCTATCGCGAAATCAACTCAATGGTTCAATACCAGCAAGCTTAGGGCGCTTGGTTTCTCTTGAATATCT ATATCTGCAATACAACTTGCTTAGCCAAGGTATACCACCAAGTTTTGGTTCACTGACGAAACTTACTGAATT GAATCTGCAGTTTAATATGATATCAGACTCAATTCCTGAGGATTTTGGAAATCTTTCGAGTCTTACAATTAT GGAACTGTCTGAGAATCAGCTGTCTGGTCCTCTTCCACAAAGCCTCGGAAACTTGACAACTCTCACAACCTT CTATGTGTCAGCCAATAATTTGAGTGGGAAATTTCCAGAAACTTATGGAAACCTCACAAGCCTGAAAAAGTT TTCGATAGCCGGGAATTACATTTCTGGTCCCTTACCAGTTGAAACCATAGCCAAGTGGACTAATATCACTCACCT GGTGCTCGTGGGAAACAATTTCGAAGGAAACTTGACTGAAAAAATATTCCGCTTGCCAAAGCTTCAGTATCT GTTGATAACTGACCTggcaaataatagtttcccaTTACCACCAAAAATCAACAACAGTGCCAATTTCATTTCTCT AACACTGAGGAACTGCTCAATCAACGGCACAATCCCCAAATACATTGGTGAAAATATGACATCCCTAAGATACCT AGACTTGAGCTTCAATAAGTTAACTGGTGGCCTCCCTCAGAATATGAGTTCAAAAATGATTTACat GTCTTTTTCTAGAAATATGCTTAACGGGACAATCGCACCTTCGATACTTGGGGACTCCCAAACTAGGAT AGATCTTTCGTTCAACTATTTTTCAGCAGAAGGCTCTCCAGTACAAAGCAACCAACAACT GAACTTGTTTGCATGCTGCCGCAACTCCTCAACCACTGAGCCACAAat GATGGATCCATTTGAAATGAAGAACAGATACTGTCCTGAAAACGAACCGGAGT ACCATTCCTTGTTTATTAATTGTGGTGGTGAAGAAACAATCGTAGATGGGCATCAATATGATCAAGATAATGACACATCCCTCTTTTACACAAGTCCAAAGAAAAGCTGGGCTTACAGCCTTTCCGGAGACTTTGGTGTACCAGAAAGTAATACTAGTAATTATATCAAGAGCATGACACGTGGAGTTCATGAGGCACCGTTGTATGAAAAAGCTCGGTTTTCCCCGATATCTCTCGAGTATTATGTTTTTTGTCTACGCAAAGGCAATTATATTGTGACGCTTTATTTCAAGGAAATTGTAGACAGTAAGGATGAAGATTATAGTAGTTTAAGAAAACGCGTATTTGATGTATATATTCAG GATGTGAGGAGACTAGATTATTTCAAGATTAGGGAGGAGGAGGGAACTACAGAAGGACCAATAACTAAAAAGATTTCAGCTGTGGTTGTAAATGATAGCGGTCTATTGAACATCCACTTGTACTGGCCTGGAAAGGGATCGTATCAATACCATCCTAGTTTTAATGGACCTCTAATATCAGCTATTTCTGTGACTCCTG AGTTCGATCCCGATAAAAGCAAAGGTCAATTTGTTGCATTGATTACGCTTGCTTCAATTGTTGCTGCTCTGCCGCTTTCATTGGCTTTTGCTTGGAGGATGGGCTGGCTGCCAAGCGAAGGGTTCCCCA AAATCGAAACAAGTCAAGAAAAAATAGTTGATGAGTATCAAGACAGCGAAGAGCTCCCCA GTCAAGAAGAAAATGGTGATGAGCAGAGAAACACGAAAGATCAAGGCACGCGgaagaacacagaaaaatatcAAG GTCAAGAAGAAATAGGAGATGAGCATCAAGACAACGAAGAGCTCCCCA GTCAAGAAGAAATAGGAGATGAGCATCAAGACAACGAAGAGCTCCCCA GTCAAGAAGAAATAGGAGATGAGCATCAAGACAACGAAGAGCTCCCCA GTCAAGAAGAAATAGGTGATGAGCATCAAGACAACGAAGAGCTCCCCA GTCAAGAAGAAATAGGTGATGAGCCGAGAAACACGAAAGGTCAAGAAGAAGTAGGAGATGAACAGAGAAACACGAAAGATCAAGGCAGGCGGaagaacacaaaaacaaagaggaagaaaaaggaaaaactaGGTGATGAGCATCCAAACATCGTCAAAAAATTGGGTATGTTCGGATTGAGCTATGGATTTCCGTTGGGAATGTCAAGCGAAGAGCTCCCCA GTCAAGAAGAAATAGGTGATAAGCATCAGGACAGCGAAGAGTTCCCCA GTAAAGAAGAAATAGGTGATGAGCATCAAGACAGCGAAGAGCTCCCCA GTCAAGAAGAAATAGGTGATGAGCAGAGAAACACGAAAGGTCAACAAGAAATAAATGACGAGCAGAGAAACACGAAAGATCAAGGCAGGCGGAAGAACACAGaaacaaagaggaagaaaaaggaaaaaataggTGATGATCATCCAGACACCGTAAAAAAATTGGGTATGTTGGGATTGAGCTATGGATTTCCGTCGG GTCAAGAAGAAATAGGTGAGGAGCATCAAGACAGCGAAGAGCTCCCCA aTCAAGAAGAAATAGGTGATGAGCATCAAGACAGGGAAGAGCTCCCCA GCCAAGAAGAAATAGGTGATGAGCAGAGAAACACGAAAGGTCAAGAAGAAATAGGTGATGAGCAGAGAAACACGAAAGATCAAGGCAGGCGGAAGAACACAGaaacaaagaggaagaaaaaggaaaaaataggTGATGAGCGTCCAAACACCATCAAAAAATTGGGTATGTTCGGATTGAGCTATGGATTACCGTTGGATATGTCAAGCGAAGAGCTCCCCA GTAAAGAAGAAATAGGTGATGAGCATCAAGACAGCGAAGAACTCCCCA GCCAAGAAGAAATAGGTGATGAGCAGAGAAACACGAAAGATCAAGGCAGGCGGAAGAACACAGaaacaaagaggaagaaaaaggaaaaaataggTGATGAGCGTCCAAACACCGTCAAAAAATTGGGTATGTTCGGATTGAGCTATGGATTACCGTTGGATATGTCAAGCGAAGAGCTCCCCA gCCAAGAAGAAATAGGTGATGAGCAGAGAAAAACGAAAGATCAAGGCAGGTGGAAGAACACAGaaacaaagaggaagaaaaaggaaaaaataggTGATGAGCATCCCGACACCGTCAAAAAATTGGGTATGTTGGGATTGAGCTATGGATTTCCGTTGGGTATGTCAAGCGAAGAGCTCCCCA GTGAAGAAGAAATAGGTGatgaacaacaagatagcgaagAGCTCCCCA gtCAAGAAGAAATAGGTGATGAGCAGAGAAACAGGAAAGGTCAAGAAGAAATAGGTGAGGAGCAGAGAAACACGAAAGATCAAGGCAGGCAGAAGAACACagaaacaaaaaggaagaaaaaggaaaaaataggTGATGAGCATCCAGACACTGTAAAAAAATTGGGTATGTTCGGATTGAGCTATGGATTTCCGTTGGGTATGTCAAACGAAGAGCTCCCCA GTCAAGAAGAAATAGGTGATGAGCATCAAGACAGCGAAGAACTCCCCA GTCAACAAGAAATAGGTGATGAGCAGAGAAACAAGAAAGGTCAAGAAGAAATTGGTGATGAGCAGAGAAACACGAAAGATCAAGGCAGGTGGAAGAACACAGAAACAAAGacgaagaaaaaggaaaaaataggTGATGAGCATCCAGACACCGTCAAAAAATTGGGTATGTTGGGATTGAGCTATGGATTTCCGTTGGGTATGTCAAGCGAAGAGCTCCCCA GTGAAGAAGAAATAGGTGATGAGCATCAAGATAGCGAAGAGCTCCCCA AAGAAATAGGTGATGAGCAGAGAAACAGGAAAGGTCAAGAAGAAATAGGTGATGAGCAGAGAAACACGAAAGATCAAGGCAGGCGGAAGAACACTGaaacaaagaggaagaaaaaggaaaaaataggTGATGAGCATCCAGACACTGTAAAAAAATTGGGTATGTTCGGATTGAGCTATGGATTTCCGTTGGGTATGTCAAGCGAAGAGCTCCCCA GTCAAGAAGAAATAGGTGATGAGCATCAAGACAGCGAAAAGCTCCCTA GTCAAGAAGAAATAGGTGATGAGCAAAGAAACATGAAAGGTCAAGAAGAAATAGGGGATGAGCAGAGAAACACGAAAGATCAAGGTAGGCGGAAGAACACAGAaacaaagatgaagaaaaaggaaaaaataggTGATGAGCATCCAGACATTGTTAAAAAATTGGGTATGTTGGGATCGAGCTATGGATTTCCGTTGGGTATGTCAAGCGAAGAGCTCCCCA gTCAAGAAGAAATAAGTGATGAGCATCAAGACAACGAAGAGCTCCCCA GTCAAGAAAAAATAGGTGATGAGCAGAGAAACACGAAAGGTCAAGAAGAAATAGGGGATGAGCAGAGAAACACGAAAGATCAAGGCAGGCGGaagaacacaaaaacaaagatgaagaaaaaggaaaaaataggTGATGAGCATCCAGACACTGTTAAAAAATTGGGTATGTTGGGATTGAGCTATGGATTTCCGTTGGGTATGTCAAGCGAAGAGCTCCTCA GTCAAGAAGAAATAGGTGATGAGCATCAAGACAGCGAAGAGCTCCGCA GTCAAGAAGAAATAAGTGATGAGCAGAGAAACACGAAAGGTCAAGAAGAAATTGGTGATGAGCAGATAAACACGAAAGATCAAGGCAGGCGGACGAACAcaaaaacaaggaggaagaaaaatgaaaaaataggTGATGAGCATCTAGACGCCGTCAAAGAATTAATAAATGCTACCGAAAATTTTAGcgacaaaaaaaaacttggtcATTCTGAGACATTTTTTATG GCACAACTGCCAAGTCATACTGTGGCCGTGAAGAAACTAGATTCCGCTCATTTTAAGGGAAAAATCGATAAACTGAAAGAGGAAATTGGCATCATAGAGTCATTGCAACACAACAATATCCTTAAACTGTTGCATGCTTATATTGGAAAAGACCTCCAATTTCTTGTTTACGAATACATGGAAAATAAATCCCTTGAAGACATCTTATTTG GCTCGAGTACTTCTGGCACAATCAAGCTTGATTGGAATACAAGGGTTAACATTTGCTTGGGAATAGCACAGGGTTTGCAATATCTACATGAGAGAGTACAGATTGTTCATACGAATATAAAATCTGCTAATATTCTTCTTAATGAAAAACTTGAGGCTAAGATATCGGACTTTGGATTTGCAAATCTTTATTCTGAAGAAGATAAAGTTATGGCCATCGGAAGAGAAACAAAGAA AGGCTACACGGCGCCAGAGTATTTGCAAACGGATGATTTAGATAGCAAACTGGATGTTTTCAGCTTTGGGGTGGTCGTACTTGAAATTGTTAGTGGGGAGAGAAACGTACGTaaccaatcaaagaaggaaactGAGGTTCTTTTAGACAGG GCTTATAAAGCAAATAGAAACGGAAATTTGAAGAGCTTGGTTGATAAGAATTTGTCTACATTTGATGAAAGAGAAGCCCTTATCATCTTGAAATTAGCATTGGAGTGCACCACGATGGGTGCTAGTGTCAGACCTGAAATGTCTGGAGTTGTTAGTGTTCTTCTTGGCGAAAAAAGCATTGACGAGGTTTGTTCACCTGCCAAGCCCACTGGCGACATCAATGTTGTTGGTTCCCTCGAAGAGTTGGCAGGCATTTCTGATATGGCTGCCAAGCCCACTGGCGACATCAATGTTGTTGGTTCCCTCGAAGAGTCGGCAGGCATTTCTGATATGGCAGAGTCTCTTTCCCCACTTTGGGGAAGTTGA